The following coding sequences lie in one Punica granatum isolate Tunisia-2019 unplaced genomic scaffold, ASM765513v2 Contig00357_ERROPOS270092, whole genome shotgun sequence genomic window:
- the LOC116190193 gene encoding uncharacterized protein LOC116190193 isoform X2 has protein sequence MGQTGQQQSSDLLTREARRRQQRLDLLGLTQLTNRTMAQAVPAQSRSTAQMQILQFGREKAKFGNLSLDIYQTSNQSYRPKKAHLDRNNFSKEQLCLLDHFWVGLHANPINVKKLSHVVNCLAEYFATTPQGGYPFFVVLNGQMPGVFNSWTDVLDQIQDFSEAQWEGYHTLHEAFAVARSRIGINYYVCPALRHYQDSSQEASTSQGPSREQTMAGLFCSSCQGNEQTIKRLTYTLDKHTSEEMKMIEENDRLQRELSAAKREIERLRAIERACISTTPIPPQIQPSQTQTQTQSQTQMAQPSQVSAETQLNAAMPHLLPCKRPRAGISRPLMAESLPESTLSVEQTTAQTTQPGIVICESSTAQAIQTPQRTKQVLPEDIMATINAMRTEDQARKEAKRAKKKQEMAEMIAMMLRKSGLQPPPMQTDSPRSNSSTKDVDLDQDTDNYLAALTQMSNEAREEAASSPQGHLDTNPGGGR, from the exons ATGGGGCAAACAGGCCAGCAGCAGTCATCAGATCTTCTCACCAGAGAAGCCAGACGCCGACAACAGAGGCTGGACTTATTGGGCTTGACCCAACTGACAAATCGGACAATGGCTCAAGCAGTTCCTGCTCAAAGCCGATCAACAGCCCAAATGCAAATATTGCAATTTGGAAGAGAGAAGGCAAAATTTGGGAATCTAAGCCTAGACATATATCAGACTTCAAACCAGTCTTATAGACCTAAGAAGGCTCATCTAGATCGAAATAATTTCTCAAAGGAGCAATTATGCCTGTTAGACCATTTCTGGGTCGGACTACACGCTAAcccaataaatgtaaaaaaactTTCCCATGTGGTGAATTGTTTAGCAGAATACTTTGCTACTACACCACAAGGAGGATACCCATTTTTTGTGGTATTAAACGGACAGATGCCTGGTGTCTTCAACAGCTGGACGGACGTCTTAGACCAAATCCAAGACTTCTCAGAGGCCCAATGGGAGGGATATCACACTCTCCATGAAGCTTTTGCAGTGGCAAGATCTAGGATTGGGATAAACTATTATGTTTGCCCAGCCCTACGCCATTATCAAGATTCATCTCAGGAGGCATCCACTTCCCAAGGACCTTCCAGGGAACAGACAATGGCAGGACTCTTTTGTTCCTCCTGCCAAGGTAATGAGCAGACTATCAAAAGGCTCACTTACACTTTGGACAAACATACCAGTGAGGAAATGAAGATGATAGAAGAGAATGACCGCCTACAGAGAGAGTTGAGTGCGGCAAAGAGAGAGATAGAAAGACTAAGAGCGATTGAGAGAGCTTGCATATCCACCACTCCCATACCCCCACAAATACAGCCCTCTCAAACACAAACCCAAACCCAAAGCCAGACACAGATGGCGCAGCCATCTCAGGTCAGTGcggagacccaattgaatgCCGCAATGCCGCACCTACTCCCTTGCAAAAGGCCAAGGGCAGGGATCTCAAGACCTTTGATGGCTGAGAGTTTGCCAGAAAGTACTCTATCCGTAGAACAGACTACGGCACAGACCACACAGCCTGGTATAGTGATCTGTGAATCATCAACTGCCCAGGCTATCCAGACACCTCAGAGGACTAAACAAGTCCTACCAGAAGACATCATGGCCACGATTAATGCCATGAGAACTGAAGATCAGGCCCGAAAAGAAGCAAAGAGGGCCAAGAAGAAACAAGAAATGGCTGAAATGATAGCCATGATGCTCAGGAAGAGTGGTCTCCAGCCCCCGCCAATGCAGACAGACTCACCACGGTCCAATTCAAGCACCAAAGATGTCGACCTTGACCAAGACACAGACAATTATCTCGCCGCTTTAACACAGATGAGTAATGAAGCCCGTGAAGAAGCAGCCAGCAGCCCACAAGGCCATCTGGACACCAACCCAG GGGGTGGTCGATGA
- the LOC116190193 gene encoding uncharacterized protein LOC116190193 isoform X1 — MGQTGQQQSSDLLTREARRRQQRLDLLGLTQLTNRTMAQAVPAQSRSTAQMQILQFGREKAKFGNLSLDIYQTSNQSYRPKKAHLDRNNFSKEQLCLLDHFWVGLHANPINVKKLSHVVNCLAEYFATTPQGGYPFFVVLNGQMPGVFNSWTDVLDQIQDFSEAQWEGYHTLHEAFAVARSRIGINYYVCPALRHYQDSSQEASTSQGPSREQTMAGLFCSSCQGNEQTIKRLTYTLDKHTSEEMKMIEENDRLQRELSAAKREIERLRAIERACISTTPIPPQIQPSQTQTQTQSQTQMAQPSQVSAETQLNAAMPHLLPCKRPRAGISRPLMAESLPESTLSVEQTTAQTTQPGIVICESSTAQAIQTPQRTKQVLPEDIMATINAMRTEDQARKEAKRAKKKQEMAEMIAMMLRKSGLQPPPMQTDSPRSNSSTKDVDLDQDTDNYLAALTQMSNEAREEAASSPQGHLDTNPGSPMS, encoded by the coding sequence ATGGGGCAAACAGGCCAGCAGCAGTCATCAGATCTTCTCACCAGAGAAGCCAGACGCCGACAACAGAGGCTGGACTTATTGGGCTTGACCCAACTGACAAATCGGACAATGGCTCAAGCAGTTCCTGCTCAAAGCCGATCAACAGCCCAAATGCAAATATTGCAATTTGGAAGAGAGAAGGCAAAATTTGGGAATCTAAGCCTAGACATATATCAGACTTCAAACCAGTCTTATAGACCTAAGAAGGCTCATCTAGATCGAAATAATTTCTCAAAGGAGCAATTATGCCTGTTAGACCATTTCTGGGTCGGACTACACGCTAAcccaataaatgtaaaaaaactTTCCCATGTGGTGAATTGTTTAGCAGAATACTTTGCTACTACACCACAAGGAGGATACCCATTTTTTGTGGTATTAAACGGACAGATGCCTGGTGTCTTCAACAGCTGGACGGACGTCTTAGACCAAATCCAAGACTTCTCAGAGGCCCAATGGGAGGGATATCACACTCTCCATGAAGCTTTTGCAGTGGCAAGATCTAGGATTGGGATAAACTATTATGTTTGCCCAGCCCTACGCCATTATCAAGATTCATCTCAGGAGGCATCCACTTCCCAAGGACCTTCCAGGGAACAGACAATGGCAGGACTCTTTTGTTCCTCCTGCCAAGGTAATGAGCAGACTATCAAAAGGCTCACTTACACTTTGGACAAACATACCAGTGAGGAAATGAAGATGATAGAAGAGAATGACCGCCTACAGAGAGAGTTGAGTGCGGCAAAGAGAGAGATAGAAAGACTAAGAGCGATTGAGAGAGCTTGCATATCCACCACTCCCATACCCCCACAAATACAGCCCTCTCAAACACAAACCCAAACCCAAAGCCAGACACAGATGGCGCAGCCATCTCAGGTCAGTGcggagacccaattgaatgCCGCAATGCCGCACCTACTCCCTTGCAAAAGGCCAAGGGCAGGGATCTCAAGACCTTTGATGGCTGAGAGTTTGCCAGAAAGTACTCTATCCGTAGAACAGACTACGGCACAGACCACACAGCCTGGTATAGTGATCTGTGAATCATCAACTGCCCAGGCTATCCAGACACCTCAGAGGACTAAACAAGTCCTACCAGAAGACATCATGGCCACGATTAATGCCATGAGAACTGAAGATCAGGCCCGAAAAGAAGCAAAGAGGGCCAAGAAGAAACAAGAAATGGCTGAAATGATAGCCATGATGCTCAGGAAGAGTGGTCTCCAGCCCCCGCCAATGCAGACAGACTCACCACGGTCCAATTCAAGCACCAAAGATGTCGACCTTGACCAAGACACAGACAATTATCTCGCCGCTTTAACACAGATGAGTAATGAAGCCCGTGAAGAAGCAGCCAGCAGCCCACAAGGCCATCTGGACACCAACCCAGGTAGTCCTATGTCCTAG